Proteins encoded together in one Persephonella sp. window:
- the argF gene encoding ornithine carbamoyltransferase, whose translation MKKDFLNISDLSKDEILQVIDYAVKLKKDKFQDQTLKGRSIGLIFMKPSTRTRLSFEVGVYQMGGQPLYITGSSTQLSRGEDIKDTARVMARYLDGVVIRTYSHNEIEQFAEYFDKPVINALTDYLHPCQILADLQTIYEKFGKLEGIKVAFVGDGNNVANTWLIAGGVVGFDVSVATPPEYEPSGKAVFEAVKHAEKTGAKINITNDPVEAVKNADVIYTDVWVSMGQEGEREKKEKFSGFQINKQLLNYASKDAIVMHCLPAHKGEEISEDIFEEFADVIFDEAENRLHSQKALMSFLFK comes from the coding sequence GTGAAAAAAGACTTTTTAAACATTTCTGACCTCAGCAAAGATGAGATACTACAGGTAATTGATTACGCTGTAAAACTGAAAAAGGATAAATTTCAGGATCAGACCCTAAAGGGCAGATCTATAGGTCTTATATTCATGAAACCTTCGACAAGAACGAGGCTTTCATTTGAGGTTGGCGTTTATCAGATGGGGGGACAGCCTCTTTACATAACAGGTTCATCAACACAGTTAAGCAGAGGAGAGGACATAAAAGATACAGCAAGGGTTATGGCAAGGTATCTTGATGGCGTTGTCATCAGAACATACTCCCATAATGAGATTGAACAGTTCGCAGAATATTTTGACAAGCCTGTAATAAACGCACTTACAGACTATCTACACCCATGCCAGATACTTGCAGACCTTCAAACAATTTATGAAAAATTTGGAAAGTTAGAAGGAATAAAGGTTGCCTTTGTAGGCGATGGGAACAATGTTGCAAACACATGGCTGATAGCCGGTGGAGTTGTCGGTTTTGATGTTTCGGTTGCAACACCACCTGAATATGAACCATCAGGAAAAGCTGTGTTTGAAGCTGTTAAACATGCAGAAAAAACAGGGGCAAAAATAAACATAACCAATGATCCGGTAGAAGCTGTAAAGAACGCAGACGTTATATACACAGATGTATGGGTGAGTATGGGTCAGGAAGGAGAAAGAGAAAAAAAAGAGAAGTTTTCAGGCTTCCAGATAAACAAACAACTTTTAAATTACGCATCAAAAGATGCTATCGTTATGCACTGTCTTCCTGCCCATAAAGGAGAGGAAATATCTGAAGATATATTTGAGGAGTTTGCAGATGTAATATTTGATGAGGCAGAAAACAGACTACACTCACAAAAAGCATTGATGAGCTTTTTATTCAAATAA
- a CDS encoding aspartate carbamoyltransferase catalytic subunit codes for MKDFISVRQLDEGSFYFIYELYKGFRDRYKAGETKLSDLKGYSVLLPFFESSTRTRTSFELAGKILGADTINISGSSSSVKKGETLYDTIKTLEAMQSDFIVLRHYMSGAAHIVAKHVKSRIINAGDGSHEHPSQAVLDAITILEKKGKINGLKIAIIGDILHSRVARSQIHLFHMLGANITICGPRTMLPRHLEQFEVNFVTTNINEALKEKDVAIFLRIQLERQKKVFFSTLNEYSIKYGLNRDRVNLLKDDAIIMHPGPVNRGVEIQSELVYGNRSVILDQVENGLFTRMAIYKFLLNQ; via the coding sequence TTGAAGGATTTTATCTCCGTAAGACAGCTGGACGAAGGAAGTTTTTACTTTATTTATGAGCTATACAAAGGGTTCAGGGATAGATACAAAGCCGGTGAAACAAAACTTTCCGATCTGAAAGGATACTCTGTTTTACTTCCCTTTTTTGAAAGCTCAACAAGAACAAGGACTTCTTTTGAGCTTGCAGGTAAAATTTTAGGTGCAGACACTATAAACATTTCAGGTTCTTCAAGCTCAGTAAAAAAAGGGGAAACCCTTTACGATACAATTAAAACCCTTGAAGCTATGCAGTCTGACTTTATAGTGCTGAGACATTACATGTCCGGTGCCGCCCATATTGTTGCAAAGCATGTAAAATCAAGGATTATAAATGCTGGAGACGGTTCCCATGAGCACCCCTCTCAGGCTGTTTTAGATGCGATTACAATCCTTGAAAAAAAAGGAAAAATAAACGGTCTAAAAATAGCTATTATAGGAGATATTCTCCACAGCAGAGTTGCAAGATCCCAGATACACCTTTTCCATATGTTAGGTGCTAATATAACAATATGCGGTCCCAGAACAATGCTTCCAAGACATCTTGAACAGTTTGAGGTAAATTTTGTAACAACAAATATAAACGAAGCTTTAAAAGAAAAAGATGTCGCTATTTTCTTAAGAATTCAGCTTGAAAGACAAAAAAAGGTTTTCTTCTCAACCCTCAATGAGTATTCTATAAAATACGGTCTTAATAGGGACAGAGTGAACCTTCTCAAAGATGATGCAATAATTATGCACCCAGGACCTGTAAATAGAGGTGTTGAGATACAAAGCGAGCTTGTTTATGGGAACAGAAGTGTAATACTTGATCAGGTGGAAAATGGACTTTTTACGAGAATGGCTATCTATAAGTTTCTTTTAAATCAGTAA
- a CDS encoding EAL domain-containing protein: protein METGRIVMHLLKNPAAVFTSEGKYVLSNDIFKKILGIEESILKNKMISQIFKDTLFDKIKKSIQKNRFFYQEIQINKKDYSMLIFPVVHNLKEKLLLFLVDAHSIYEKEELLNALIEKTPAGTFIYKDRFVFSNKTFQEITEYTQEELKNIKPREIVHPKFRDDVIQIVKKRLSGENLEKHYDLLTLISKTGKERHIELVTTTIKYQGGYAGMGVCVDRTEKVELEKRLNYLYTHDEVTGLPNRRKFMEYLDKAVQYAAKNSHLIAVILIDVKDMKLINKEYGYSTGDKILKEIGNRLKGLFKAVDYVAKVGDDKFGVLIYAFKNLEKLSEKIENIMKKIEGTYTIYDFKIPVEIKMGISIFPKDGHFPEDLYKNAEIALLKAKETSGRKFEFFSKSSYSEISRILNLKSKIREIIQKNSIKMFYQPIVNLKDNNIYGFESLFRLITEENGIIMPKDIIPTAEKTGLIIDLGEKIIDSVIDFSRTVPEKIKLSINISPVQLNQPDFDKNFLNKLAKAEINPEKLIIEITESAILENVGESIKKLRNLKDNGIKVSIDDFGTGYSSLNYLKKIPADYLKIDISFVSGIGKDKSDEMIVKTIISMAKNLGMKAVAEGIENEDQLRFLKQEGCDLGQGYYFGKPYPQNEINRILEKGL from the coding sequence ATGGAAACAGGAAGGATAGTTATGCATCTTTTAAAAAATCCGGCTGCTGTATTTACATCAGAAGGAAAGTATGTTTTATCAAATGATATCTTCAAAAAAATCTTAGGTATAGAAGAAAGTATCCTAAAAAACAAAATGATCAGCCAGATTTTCAAAGACACACTTTTTGATAAAATAAAAAAAAGCATACAGAAAAACAGATTTTTTTATCAGGAAATACAGATTAACAAAAAAGATTACTCAATGCTTATATTTCCTGTTGTACACAACCTGAAAGAAAAACTCCTTCTCTTTTTGGTTGATGCCCACTCTATTTATGAAAAAGAAGAGCTTCTAAATGCATTGATTGAAAAAACACCTGCCGGAACCTTTATTTATAAAGACAGATTTGTGTTCTCAAATAAAACATTCCAGGAAATAACCGAATACACACAGGAAGAACTAAAAAATATCAAACCTCGCGAGATAGTCCACCCAAAATTTAGAGATGATGTGATCCAGATAGTTAAAAAAAGGCTTTCAGGTGAAAACCTTGAAAAACATTACGATCTTTTAACTCTAATATCAAAAACAGGGAAAGAAAGACATATTGAGCTTGTAACAACAACTATAAAATATCAGGGGGGCTATGCAGGAATGGGGGTCTGTGTTGACAGGACAGAAAAGGTAGAGCTTGAAAAAAGGCTGAACTATCTTTACACCCATGATGAGGTAACAGGGCTTCCCAACAGAAGAAAATTTATGGAGTATCTTGATAAAGCCGTCCAATATGCTGCTAAAAACTCACATCTAATTGCGGTTATACTGATTGATGTTAAAGACATGAAGCTGATAAATAAGGAATACGGCTATTCTACAGGAGACAAGATTCTAAAAGAAATTGGAAACAGACTTAAAGGTCTATTCAAGGCGGTTGATTATGTTGCTAAAGTTGGGGATGATAAATTTGGTGTTTTGATATATGCCTTTAAAAATCTTGAAAAGTTATCAGAGAAGATAGAGAACATTATGAAAAAGATTGAAGGGACTTACACAATATACGATTTTAAAATACCAGTTGAGATAAAAATGGGAATTTCAATATTTCCTAAAGATGGACACTTTCCTGAAGATCTGTATAAAAATGCAGAGATCGCACTTTTAAAAGCAAAAGAAACATCAGGAAGAAAGTTTGAGTTTTTTTCAAAAAGTTCATACTCAGAAATATCAAGGATACTAAACCTGAAAAGCAAAATAAGGGAAATCATACAAAAAAACAGTATAAAAATGTTCTACCAGCCTATAGTTAATCTGAAAGATAACAATATATATGGATTTGAGTCTTTGTTTAGACTTATTACAGAGGAAAACGGGATCATAATGCCTAAAGACATTATACCCACAGCAGAAAAAACAGGTTTAATTATTGATCTTGGTGAAAAGATTATAGATTCAGTTATAGATTTTTCCAGAACAGTTCCGGAAAAAATAAAATTATCAATCAATATATCACCTGTTCAGTTAAATCAGCCTGATTTTGATAAAAATTTCCTAAATAAATTAGCAAAAGCTGAGATCAATCCTGAAAAATTGATAATTGAGATCACCGAAAGTGCTATATTGGAAAATGTCGGAGAGAGTATCAAAAAATTAAGAAATCTAAAGGATAATGGGATAAAAGTATCAATTGATGATTTTGGAACAGGATACTCATCATTGAACTATCTGAAAAAAATTCCGGCAGATTATTTAAAAATAGATATATCTTTTGTTTCAGGAATAGGAAAAGACAAAAGTGATGAAATGATAGTAAAGACAATAATATCAATGGCAAAAAACTTAGGTATGAAGGCGGTAGCTGAAGGAATAGAAAATGAAGATCAGCTAAGATTTTTAAAACAGGAAGGATGTGATTTGGGTCAGGGATATTACTTTGGCAAACCATACCCCCAAAACGAAATAAACAGAATTCTGGAGAAAGGTTTATAA
- the truB gene encoding tRNA pseudouridine(55) synthase TruB, translating to MKNQNNMDGILLVDKPENITSNHLVQKIKKHLKKITGKEIKVGHTGTLDFFASGLMVITVGKATRLTEYFQGLDKEYIAEGELGKITDTYDRQGKVIEEKKCNITDEKLKEIILSFQKTYPQMPPPYSSKRIGGKRAYQLAKRGIQPQLEPKIVSIYKIQILDINLPFFKIKVHCSSGTYIRSLIKEIGDEAGCGAYVSYLRRTKVGKFSVEEAVKLSELLMMTKDQLLSRLISMKDALYFLTELILDYGFDDRFVKGQRFKVEQAEKGLVKVLNKEGELLGIGEIKKNNILQPLKVLY from the coding sequence ATGAAAAATCAGAATAACATGGACGGCATACTCCTCGTTGACAAACCTGAAAACATAACTTCAAACCACTTAGTCCAGAAAATAAAAAAACATCTAAAAAAGATAACAGGAAAGGAGATAAAGGTAGGACATACAGGAACACTTGATTTTTTTGCCTCCGGTTTGATGGTAATAACCGTTGGAAAAGCAACAAGGCTGACAGAATACTTTCAGGGACTTGATAAAGAATACATAGCCGAAGGTGAACTTGGTAAAATAACAGACACATACGACAGACAGGGTAAGGTTATTGAAGAAAAAAAGTGTAATATAACAGATGAAAAGCTAAAAGAGATAATCCTCTCTTTCCAAAAAACATACCCCCAGATGCCCCCTCCTTACTCATCAAAAAGGATAGGAGGCAAAAGGGCTTACCAGCTTGCAAAAAGGGGAATACAGCCACAGTTAGAGCCAAAAATCGTAAGCATATACAAAATTCAGATACTGGACATAAATCTCCCATTTTTCAAAATAAAAGTCCACTGTAGCTCAGGAACCTACATAAGAAGTTTGATAAAAGAGATAGGAGACGAGGCAGGTTGCGGGGCTTACGTTTCGTATCTTAGAAGAACAAAAGTGGGAAAGTTCAGTGTTGAAGAGGCTGTAAAACTATCTGAGCTATTAATGATGACAAAAGATCAACTACTAAGTAGATTAATAAGTATGAAAGATGCTTTATATTTTTTGACAGAACTAATATTAGATTATGGGTTTGACGATAGATTTGTTAAAGGTCAGAGGTTCAAAGTAGAGCAGGCTGAAAAAGGTCTTGTGAAAGTCTTAAACAAAGAAGGAGAGCTGTTAGGGATAGGAGAAATTAAAAAAAATAATATTCTCCAGCCTTTAAAGGTTTTATATTAG
- a CDS encoding folylpolyglutamate synthase/dihydrofolate synthase family protein, which yields MKLYKLFEKKVFKIQPDLERIKKALGEIGNPHLNFNSILISGSNGKGSTAAFLESILREHSLKTGLFTSPHIIDENERWQINRKNITDEKLEDYISQLKPIIKKYDLTYFEASTLIAFKYFSDEKVDVAVLEVGLGGRWDATNVVYPEVSIITNVSLDHTDLLGDTLDKIAYEKLGISRKDRPLVIGQDQIEIISQAVMKGVREIYHYPIGFTYQIKNNKMSYSFKNYKIEDIKPSLLGKRQFLNCAAAITGFLLFAERNLIKTDEKKIKDAVSTTFLPARMQILSDDPLIVLDGAHNEDAVIKTFKEIEELFPSRKIITIYGGMKDKDWKKILGIITYRSKEVICTQIPVSRSLKKSDFPPELKFCENVKQAIDTAKSIYTSNSLILIIGSLYLSGEVLKIFENRSQ from the coding sequence ATGAAGCTGTACAAACTCTTTGAGAAAAAGGTTTTCAAAATACAGCCTGATCTTGAAAGGATCAAAAAAGCCCTTGGTGAGATAGGAAATCCACACCTTAACTTTAACTCAATCCTTATCTCAGGCTCAAACGGAAAAGGATCAACCGCTGCATTTCTTGAAAGTATTTTGAGAGAACACAGCCTTAAAACAGGTCTTTTCACATCTCCACACATTATTGATGAAAATGAAAGATGGCAGATAAACAGAAAGAATATTACTGATGAAAAACTTGAAGATTACATATCACAGCTAAAACCTATAATAAAAAAATATGATCTAACCTACTTTGAGGCATCAACCCTTATCGCTTTTAAATATTTTTCAGATGAAAAGGTTGATGTTGCTGTTCTTGAGGTTGGATTAGGGGGAAGGTGGGATGCAACAAATGTTGTTTATCCTGAGGTTTCAATAATAACTAATGTATCCCTTGACCATACAGATCTGTTGGGAGATACACTTGATAAGATAGCCTACGAAAAACTTGGAATATCAAGAAAAGACAGACCCCTTGTTATAGGTCAGGATCAGATAGAGATAATATCACAGGCAGTTATGAAAGGTGTAAGAGAGATATACCATTACCCAATAGGTTTTACCTACCAGATAAAAAACAATAAAATGAGCTACTCATTCAAAAACTACAAAATAGAAGATATAAAGCCCTCTCTCTTAGGAAAAAGGCAGTTTTTAAACTGTGCAGCGGCCATAACAGGATTTTTGCTTTTTGCAGAAAGAAACCTTATTAAAACAGATGAGAAAAAAATCAAAGATGCTGTCTCAACAACCTTTCTACCTGCAAGAATGCAGATTTTATCTGATGATCCTCTGATTGTGCTTGATGGGGCACACAACGAAGACGCTGTAATAAAAACATTCAAAGAGATAGAAGAGCTATTCCCAAGCAGAAAAATAATCACCATATACGGTGGAATGAAGGATAAAGACTGGAAAAAAATACTGGGAATAATCACATACAGATCAAAAGAGGTTATCTGCACACAGATTCCTGTCTCAAGATCATTAAAAAAATCAGATTTTCCTCCAGAGTTAAAATTCTGCGAAAATGTTAAACAGGCTATTGATACGGCAAAAAGTATTTATACCAGCAACAGCCTTATTCTGATAATCGGCTCCCTTTATCTATCTGGAGAGGTATTAAAAATATTTGAAAACAGATCTCAATAA
- the lgt gene encoding prolipoprotein diacylglyceryl transferase, whose amino-acid sequence MFPDLIKIGDFTIHTYGVLVALGLIASYLTALKFGKKEGIDHKKIDNLFTFTVIGGIVGARVAYVLEHKDQFHSFIDYFAIWKGGIDWFGGFIGGGLVLIFLLWKYKIPILKIGDVAGISIIIGHAIGRIGCTCAGCCYGKPVPPDSPFRDLAIVFPKHEHGSAPAGIPLYPTQPAEAIGNFLIFGILFFLYKNKKFDGEILSVYLVLYGIERFLLEFWRGVTPPIPILGITWNQIVSLLMVLGGIALFIYGMRKKNEAVQTL is encoded by the coding sequence TTGTTTCCTGATCTTATAAAAATAGGTGATTTCACTATACATACTTACGGGGTTCTTGTTGCTTTAGGACTGATAGCCTCATACCTGACAGCCTTGAAATTCGGTAAAAAGGAAGGGATTGATCATAAAAAAATAGATAACCTTTTCACCTTCACAGTTATCGGCGGGATTGTCGGGGCAAGAGTGGCGTATGTCCTTGAACATAAAGATCAATTCCATTCATTTATTGATTATTTTGCGATCTGGAAGGGAGGAATTGACTGGTTTGGAGGATTTATAGGGGGAGGCTTAGTATTAATTTTTCTGTTGTGGAAGTATAAAATCCCAATTTTGAAAATAGGTGATGTGGCAGGAATATCTATAATAATAGGTCATGCCATAGGGAGAATAGGTTGCACATGTGCAGGGTGCTGTTACGGAAAACCTGTTCCCCCTGACTCACCTTTTAGAGATCTTGCGATCGTTTTTCCTAAGCATGAGCACGGATCTGCACCTGCCGGAATCCCCCTTTATCCTACACAGCCTGCTGAGGCTATAGGAAACTTTCTGATTTTTGGTATTCTCTTTTTCCTTTATAAAAACAAAAAATTTGATGGGGAGATACTCTCTGTTTATCTTGTTTTATACGGAATTGAAAGGTTTTTACTTGAGTTCTGGAGAGGTGTAACACCCCCTATTCCTATTTTGGGTATAACGTGGAACCAGATTGTCAGCCTTTTGATGGTTTTAGGGGGGATAGCACTGTTTATTTACGGTATGAGAAAGAAAAATGAAGCTGTACAAACTCTTTGA
- the def gene encoding peptide deformylase, with the protein MAYEIRIWPDKILKQKMKEVDFFGTDKLKEYIDVMFKRMYELEGVGLAANQIGIPYQIIVLDTSVREEETKEKEEGIKIALINPQIIHKEGEIESTEGCLSFPGVQITIPRSKKVVVKAKDVEGKDIQLDAEDFLAVVLQHEIDHINGIPFIKYLSPVKRRIVLERFMKKRKELAKAGG; encoded by the coding sequence ATGGCTTATGAGATAAGGATATGGCCTGACAAAATACTGAAACAAAAGATGAAAGAGGTTGATTTTTTTGGGACTGACAAGCTAAAAGAGTATATTGATGTTATGTTCAAAAGGATGTATGAGCTTGAGGGTGTTGGTCTTGCTGCCAACCAGATAGGAATACCTTACCAGATAATAGTTCTTGATACATCTGTAAGAGAAGAGGAAACAAAAGAGAAGGAAGAGGGTATAAAAATAGCCCTAATAAATCCACAAATTATCCACAAGGAAGGAGAGATAGAGTCCACAGAAGGATGCCTCAGCTTTCCTGGAGTTCAGATAACAATACCAAGATCAAAAAAGGTGGTGGTAAAAGCAAAAGATGTGGAAGGAAAAGATATACAGCTTGACGCAGAGGATTTTCTTGCTGTTGTCCTTCAGCATGAAATTGACCACATAAATGGAATACCATTTATTAAATACCTATCCCCTGTAAAAAGAAGAATAGTTCTTGAGAGGTTTATGAAAAAAAGAAAAGAGCTTGCAAAAGCCGGAGGTTGA
- the rpe gene encoding ribulose-phosphate 3-epimerase, protein MKLIAPSILSADFSKLGQEIKTVEQAGADIIHLDIMDGRYVPNITIGIPVVESLRPLTDLPFDAHLMIVEPERYVPDFIKAGCNMISFHMDACIHSHRLVDYIKSQGVKAGVVLNPATPVNTLDEIIHYIDYVLIMSVNPGFGGQRFIPQTLEKVKKLKILMEETGRTDILIEIDGGINENNIAKVSSVGVNIFVAGSSIFKAEDPAEMVKKLKQKATFTEV, encoded by the coding sequence ATCAAACTGATTGCTCCCTCTATCCTGTCTGCAGATTTTTCAAAACTGGGACAGGAGATTAAAACTGTTGAGCAGGCAGGAGCAGACATCATACATCTTGATATAATGGACGGAAGATATGTTCCTAACATAACTATCGGGATACCTGTTGTTGAGAGCTTAAGACCTTTAACAGATCTTCCTTTTGATGCCCATCTTATGATAGTAGAGCCTGAAAGGTATGTTCCTGATTTTATAAAAGCAGGTTGTAACATGATCTCATTTCATATGGATGCCTGCATACACTCACACAGACTTGTTGATTACATAAAATCACAGGGGGTAAAGGCAGGTGTTGTTCTTAACCCTGCAACCCCTGTTAACACCCTTGATGAGATAATCCATTATATAGATTATGTCCTGATTATGTCTGTCAATCCAGGGTTTGGAGGGCAGAGGTTTATTCCCCAAACCCTTGAAAAAGTCAAAAAACTGAAGATTTTAATGGAAGAGACAGGAAGAACGGATATATTAATTGAGATTGACGGCGGGATTAACGAGAATAATATAGCAAAAGTTTCATCAGTAGGAGTAAACATATTCGTTGCAGGGAGCTCTATCTTCAAAGCCGAAGATCCTGCTGAAATGGTTAAAAAACTGAAACAAAAAGCAACATTTACAGAGGTGTGA
- a CDS encoding metal-sulfur cluster assembly factor — MTEIDVINALKDVYDPEIPLNIVDLGLVKKIELDDKKLKVTITLTTPQCPLEKYILRTIIKTLHTHFPQLDEITVDTDFSTPWNTENISQEGKEKLRKLGWNI, encoded by the coding sequence ATGACAGAGATAGATGTAATTAATGCATTAAAAGATGTTTATGATCCTGAGATACCTCTTAATATAGTTGATCTTGGGCTTGTTAAAAAGATAGAACTTGATGATAAAAAACTGAAAGTAACAATCACATTAACAACCCCCCAGTGTCCTCTTGAAAAATACATACTTAGAACAATAATAAAAACCCTTCATACACATTTTCCACAGCTTGATGAGATTACAGTTGATACAGATTTCAGCACACCGTGGAACACAGAAAATATATCACAGGAAGGAAAAGAAAAACTGAGGAAGCTTGGCTGGAACATCTAA